A genomic region of Lasioglossum baleicum chromosome 16, iyLasBale1, whole genome shotgun sequence contains the following coding sequences:
- the LOC143217044 gene encoding uncharacterized protein LOC143217044 — translation MVDDLDSTVLISFELMDRIRASLVPRMELFVTYRFITTINTPERPLRCVHTEAIRSSFLPNKRRRRSGRGASSIFSNVDDALGSIRHPVYTRVRTETQVHALLPSAENRRRGDGGCRRQKKDGL, via the exons ATGGTCGATGATCTAGATTCCACTGTGCTAATTTCTTTCGAGTTGATGGATCGGATTCGAGCAAGTTTGGTTCCTCGAATGGAACTGTTTGTTACATACAG GTTCATCACTACAATCAACACCCCTGAGAGACCCTTAAGGTGCGTCCACACTGAAGCAATAAGGAGCAGCTTTCTACCgaataaaagaagaagaagaagtggaCGAGGGGCTAGCTCAATTTTCTCCAATGTCGACGATGCTCTCGGTTCGatcagacaccctgtatacacgcgAGTACGCACCGAGACGCAGGTACACGCGCTGCTACCGAGCGCAGAAAATCGAAGGAGAGGAGACGGAGGTTGTCGGAGGCAGAAAAAGGACGGACTGTGA